A genomic region of Streptomyces sp. R33 contains the following coding sequences:
- a CDS encoding GNAT family N-acetyltransferase, giving the protein MDPETITVLDAREWTPDPEPVHRILADLVTRGAALGWLDPPSPDEVAQLLDQVLSAARSGDAALRVACLGDRLVGLGYWLRYARPTHRPHADLEKLAVDAAAQGRGIGRALTAALIEDARSAGIEVLTLDARGDNTHALGLYRSLGFTEYGRLRDFVAVGDRRYDKVFSMQDLRG; this is encoded by the coding sequence ATGGATCCGGAAACGATCACTGTCCTGGACGCCCGCGAGTGGACCCCCGACCCGGAGCCGGTCCACCGGATCCTGGCGGACCTGGTCACCCGGGGCGCCGCGCTCGGCTGGCTCGACCCGCCCTCCCCGGACGAGGTCGCGCAGCTGCTCGACCAGGTGCTGTCGGCGGCCCGGTCCGGGGACGCGGCCCTGCGCGTCGCCTGCCTGGGCGACCGCCTCGTCGGACTGGGCTACTGGCTGCGCTACGCCCGGCCGACGCACCGCCCGCACGCCGATCTGGAGAAGCTCGCGGTGGACGCCGCGGCCCAGGGGCGCGGCATCGGCCGGGCGCTGACCGCCGCGTTGATCGAGGACGCCCGGTCCGCGGGCATCGAGGTCCTCACCCTGGACGCCCGGGGCGACAACACCCACGCCCTGGGCCTCTACCGCTCACTGGGCTTCACCGAGTACGGGCGCCTGCGCGACTTCGTTGCCGTCGGGGACCGCCGCTACGACAAGGTGTTCTCCATGCAGGACCTACGCGGCTAG
- a CDS encoding TetR/AcrR family transcriptional regulator: protein MAQDKERSAPKAAGRGTYAVGDARRAKILDTAVEHFAQWGFHASSLARIANDCGITQGGLLHHFRSKEDLLLSVLAQSEQHDVERLFSGPETSVAAYYATVVALAADNARRPGLVRMYNTLVGESGNPGHPAHEYFTQRYARVLAHNVRLLEAGVARGELLPGTDCEAVARETLAVMDGLQIQWVLAPEAVDMPARLHGYLDRQLRGISTSGTGLPADTP, encoded by the coding sequence ATGGCACAGGACAAGGAGCGCAGCGCCCCGAAGGCCGCCGGCCGCGGGACCTACGCGGTGGGCGACGCCCGCCGCGCGAAGATCCTCGACACCGCGGTGGAACACTTCGCGCAGTGGGGCTTCCACGCCTCCTCGCTCGCCCGCATCGCCAACGACTGCGGGATCACCCAGGGCGGGCTGCTGCACCACTTCCGCAGCAAGGAGGACCTGCTCCTGTCGGTGCTGGCACAGAGCGAGCAGCACGACGTGGAGCGCCTGTTCAGCGGGCCGGAGACGTCCGTCGCCGCGTACTACGCCACCGTCGTCGCCCTGGCCGCCGACAACGCCCGCCGGCCCGGCCTCGTACGGATGTACAACACGCTGGTCGGCGAGTCCGGCAACCCCGGCCACCCCGCACACGAGTACTTCACGCAGCGCTACGCCCGGGTGCTCGCCCACAACGTCCGGCTGCTGGAGGCGGGCGTCGCCCGCGGCGAGCTGCTGCCCGGCACCGACTGCGAGGCCGTCGCCCGCGAGACCCTCGCCGTCATGGACGGCCTGCAGATCCAGTGGGTCCTGGCCCCCGAGGCCGTGGACATGCCGGCCCGGCTGCACGGATACCTCGACCGGCAGCTGCGCGGGATCTCGACGTCGGGAACGGGCCTGCCGGCCGACACCCCCTAG
- a CDS encoding glycoside hydrolase family 3 protein translates to MNATPDAIPPYKDAALPVDLRVADLLSRMTLEEKAGQLFHSMLMMNPDGTPVTETDGSMLPFTTPELVRDRFISHFNLLGTYGAREMAQWQNAVQEMAAATRLGIPVTLSTDPRHAFTDNVGASFNAGAFSAWPEALGLAAIGDPELVFRFADTVRREYLAVGFRVALHPQIDLATEPRWARQTGTFGSDARLTGELVQAYVRGLQGPELGPESVSAMVKHFPGGGPQKDGEDPHFAHGKEQVYPGGMREHHLEPFKAAIAAGCAQMMPYYGQPIGTDWEEVGFGFSKGVVTGLLREELGFHGIVCTDWGLLNDSSIFGEVHPARAWGLEHLTVAERAARALDAGSDQFGGEQCPEVIVDLVRSGRIPESRIDVSVARLLREKFVLGLFENPYVDPDAAAQTVGRADFAAAGAAAQRRSLTVLTNPGPLLPVSGRPKLYVEGVDGAVAAAYGEVVSDPGAADLAVLRLRTPYEPRENVFESYFHSGSLAFAEPELSRILALLAAVPTLVCINLERAAVIPEIAERAAALIADYGAEDAALLDVAFGRAVPEGRLPFELPRSMAAVEASRPDVPNDTLDPVFEHGHGLAL, encoded by the coding sequence ATGAACGCCACGCCCGACGCCATCCCCCCGTACAAGGACGCCGCCCTCCCGGTGGACCTGCGCGTGGCGGACCTGCTCTCCCGGATGACGCTGGAGGAGAAGGCAGGCCAGCTCTTCCACTCCATGCTGATGATGAATCCGGACGGCACCCCGGTCACCGAGACCGACGGCTCGATGCTCCCGTTCACCACGCCCGAGCTGGTCCGGGACCGCTTCATCAGCCACTTCAACCTGCTCGGCACGTACGGCGCCCGCGAGATGGCGCAGTGGCAGAACGCGGTGCAGGAGATGGCCGCGGCCACCCGGCTCGGCATCCCGGTCACGCTCTCGACCGACCCGCGGCACGCCTTCACCGACAACGTCGGCGCCTCCTTCAACGCCGGCGCCTTCTCCGCCTGGCCGGAGGCGCTGGGCCTGGCCGCGATCGGAGACCCGGAGCTGGTCTTCCGCTTCGCGGACACCGTCCGCCGCGAGTACCTGGCCGTCGGCTTCCGGGTCGCCCTGCACCCGCAGATCGACCTGGCGACCGAGCCGCGCTGGGCCCGCCAGACCGGCACGTTCGGCTCGGACGCCCGGCTGACGGGCGAGCTGGTGCAGGCGTACGTCCGCGGGCTCCAGGGCCCGGAGCTCGGCCCCGAGTCGGTCTCGGCGATGGTCAAGCACTTCCCGGGCGGCGGCCCCCAGAAGGACGGCGAGGACCCGCACTTCGCGCACGGCAAGGAGCAGGTCTACCCGGGCGGGATGCGCGAGCACCACCTGGAGCCGTTCAAGGCGGCTATCGCCGCGGGCTGCGCGCAGATGATGCCGTACTACGGCCAGCCGATCGGCACGGACTGGGAGGAGGTCGGCTTCGGCTTCAGCAAGGGCGTGGTCACGGGCCTGCTCCGGGAGGAGCTGGGCTTCCACGGGATCGTCTGCACCGACTGGGGGCTGCTCAACGACTCGTCGATCTTCGGCGAGGTCCACCCCGCGCGGGCCTGGGGCCTGGAGCACCTGACGGTCGCCGAGCGGGCGGCCCGCGCACTGGACGCCGGATCCGACCAGTTCGGCGGGGAGCAGTGCCCCGAGGTGATCGTGGACCTGGTCCGCTCGGGCCGGATCCCGGAGTCCCGGATCGACGTGTCGGTGGCCCGGCTGCTGCGGGAGAAGTTCGTGCTGGGCCTGTTCGAGAACCCGTACGTGGACCCCGACGCGGCGGCGCAGACCGTCGGCCGGGCCGATTTCGCGGCCGCCGGGGCGGCGGCCCAGCGCCGCTCGCTCACGGTGCTGACCAACCCCGGCCCCCTCCTGCCGGTCTCCGGGCGCCCGAAGCTGTACGTGGAGGGCGTGGACGGGGCGGTCGCCGCCGCGTACGGCGAGGTGGTGTCCGACCCGGGGGCGGCGGATCTTGCCGTGCTGCGGCTGCGCACCCCGTACGAGCCGCGGGAGAACGTCTTCGAGTCGTACTTCCACTCGGGCTCGCTCGCGTTCGCGGAACCGGAGCTGTCCCGGATCCTGGCGCTCCTGGCCGCCGTACCGACGCTGGTCTGCATCAACCTGGAGCGGGCCGCGGTCATCCCGGAGATCGCCGAGCGGGCGGCGGCGCTGATCGCGGACTACGGCGCCGAGGACGCCGCGCTGCTGGACGTGGCGTTCGGCCGGGCCGTGCCCGAGGGGCGGCTCCCCTTCGAACTGCCGCGGTCGATGGCGGCGGTGGAGGCCTCACGGCCCGATGTGCCGAACGACACCCTCGACCCCGTGTTCGAACACGGACACGGGCTGGCCCTGTAG
- a CDS encoding response regulator transcription factor translates to MEQTHTTHSGAAATPGAQRRVLVVEDDRTIADAIAARLRAEGFQVQAAFDGPAAVAAAESWQPELLVLDVMLPGFDGLEVCRRVQAQRPVPVLMLTARDDETDMLVGLGVGADDYMTKPFSMRELAARVHVLLRRVERATLAATAPRGATLRLGDLEIDHAQRRVRVQAEDVHLTPTEFDLLVCLAGTPRAVLSREQLLAEVWDWADASGTRTVDSHIKALRRKIGAERIRTVHGVGYALETPAQA, encoded by the coding sequence ATGGAACAGACACACACCACCCACAGCGGCGCCGCGGCCACCCCAGGCGCTCAGCGGCGCGTGCTCGTGGTCGAGGACGACCGCACCATCGCCGACGCCATCGCCGCCCGGCTGCGCGCCGAGGGCTTCCAGGTGCAGGCCGCCTTCGACGGTCCGGCCGCCGTCGCCGCGGCCGAGAGCTGGCAGCCCGAGCTGCTGGTCCTCGACGTGATGCTGCCCGGCTTCGACGGCCTCGAGGTCTGCCGGCGGGTCCAGGCGCAGCGGCCGGTACCGGTGCTGATGCTCACCGCGCGCGACGACGAGACCGACATGCTGGTCGGGCTCGGGGTCGGCGCGGACGACTACATGACGAAGCCGTTCTCGATGCGCGAGCTCGCGGCGCGGGTCCACGTCCTGCTGCGGCGCGTGGAGCGGGCCACCCTGGCCGCCACCGCCCCGCGCGGGGCCACCCTGCGCCTGGGCGATCTGGAGATCGACCACGCGCAGCGCCGGGTCCGGGTGCAGGCCGAGGACGTACACCTGACGCCGACGGAGTTCGACCTGCTGGTGTGCCTGGCCGGCACCCCCCGGGCGGTGCTCTCCCGGGAGCAGCTGCTCGCGGAGGTGTGGGACTGGGCCGACGCGTCCGGGACCCGTACGGTCGACAGCCACATCAAGGCCCTGCGCCGCAAGATCGGGGCGGAGCGGATCCGTACGGTCCACGGCGTCGGGTACGCCCTGGAGACCCCGGCCCAGGCATGA
- a CDS encoding ATP-binding protein produces MSGGRPPGGLRPFSPFSIKTKLGTLVVVSVFITTGLLLVALRTDTELRFITVFSVIASMLITQFVAHSLTAPLDDMTRVARAISHGDYTRRVRGAGRRDELGDLASTINLMADDLEAVDRHRKELVANVSHELRTPIAALRAVLENVVDGVSEADPETMRTMLKQTERLGRLVETLLDLSRVDNGVVPLKARRFEVWPYLSGVLKESGLAAAGRPGLLSGSGGHTRNDVHLHLDVFPPELTAYADAERLHQVVANLIDNAVKHSPPHGRVTVRARAGDAPGSLALEVRDEGPGIPEAERHRVFERFNRGSATGGDGGTGLGLAIARWAVGLHGGHIGVAESSRGCRILVTLPGSSQASH; encoded by the coding sequence ATGAGCGGCGGGCGCCCGCCGGGAGGGCTGAGGCCGTTCTCCCCGTTCTCGATCAAGACCAAGCTGGGCACGCTCGTCGTGGTCTCGGTCTTCATCACGACGGGGCTGCTGCTGGTGGCCCTGCGCACGGACACCGAGCTGCGGTTCATCACGGTGTTCTCGGTGATCGCCTCGATGCTGATCACCCAGTTCGTGGCGCACAGCCTGACGGCGCCGCTGGACGACATGACCCGGGTGGCCCGGGCGATATCCCACGGGGACTACACGCGCCGGGTGCGCGGGGCCGGGCGCCGCGACGAGCTGGGCGACCTGGCGTCCACGATCAACCTGATGGCGGACGACCTGGAGGCCGTGGACCGGCACCGCAAGGAGCTGGTCGCCAACGTCTCGCACGAGCTGCGCACGCCGATCGCGGCGCTGCGGGCGGTGCTGGAAAACGTGGTGGACGGGGTCTCCGAGGCCGATCCGGAGACCATGCGGACGATGCTGAAGCAGACCGAGCGCCTCGGCCGGCTCGTGGAGACCCTGCTGGACCTGTCCCGGGTGGACAACGGGGTGGTCCCGCTGAAGGCCCGCCGCTTCGAGGTGTGGCCGTACCTGTCGGGGGTCCTGAAGGAATCGGGCCTCGCGGCCGCCGGCCGACCGGGCCTGCTCTCCGGCTCCGGCGGGCACACCCGCAACGACGTGCACCTGCACCTGGACGTGTTCCCGCCCGAGCTCACGGCGTACGCGGACGCCGAGCGCCTGCACCAGGTGGTGGCGAACCTGATCGACAACGCGGTCAAGCACAGCCCGCCGCACGGCCGGGTCACCGTCCGTGCCCGGGCCGGCGACGCACCCGGCAGTCTCGCGCTGGAGGTACGGGACGAAGGCCCCGGCATCCCGGAGGCGGAGCGGCACCGGGTCTTCGAGCGGTTCAACCGGGGCAGCGCCACCGGCGGCGACGGCGGCACCGGACTGGGCCTGGCCATCGCCCGCTGGGCCGTCGGCCTGCACGGAGGGCATATCGGAGTGGCCGAATCGTCACGCGGCTGCCGGATCCTCGTCACGCTTCCGGGCAGCTCCCAGGCGTCACATTGA
- a CDS encoding multifunctional oxoglutarate decarboxylase/oxoglutarate dehydrogenase thiamine pyrophosphate-binding subunit/dihydrolipoyllysine-residue succinyltransferase subunit, translating into MSPQSPSNSSTTTEAEGGKTPASGFGANEWLVDEIYQQYLQDPNSVDRAWWDFFADYKPGGTASPVKPDEPKKSPTTDGASAQAAPAVAPQVSDAAATGAASAAAPSPAAAPTPVSAPAPAPATPSGAPAVTVTSQAQAAAPAAAAPQAPAPAPAAAPVAAQKPAPAAAPAAEAPAGPELVTLRGPAAAVAKNMNASLDVPTATSVRAVPVKLLFDNRIVINNHLKRARGGKISFTHLIGYAMVQAIKAMPSMNYSFAEKDGKPTLVKPEHVNFGLAIDLVKPNGDRQLVVAGIKKAETLNFFEFWMAYEDIVRRARVGKLTMDDFTGVTVSLTNPGGLGTVHSVPRLMPGQSVIMGVGSMDYPAEFQGTSQDTLNKLGISKVMTLTSTYDHRVIQGAASGEFLRIVSNLLLGESGFYDDVFEALRIPYEPVRWNRDIDASHDDDVTKAARVFELIHSYRVRGHVMADTDPLEYKQRKHPDLDITEHGLTLWDLEREFAVGGFSGKSMMKLRDILGVLRDSYCRTTGVEFMHIQDPKQRRWIQDRIERPHSKPEREEQLRILRRLNAAEAFETFLQTKYVGQKRFSLEGGESVIPLLDAVIDSAAEARLDEVAIGMAHRGRLNVLANIVGKSYAQIFREFEGNLDPKSMHGSGDVKYHLGAEGTFTGLDGEQIKVSLVANPSHLEAVDPVLEGVVRAKQDVINKGGTDFTVLPVALHGDAAFAGQGVVAETLNMSQLRGYRTGGTVHVVINNQVGFTAAPESSRSSMYATDVARMIEAPIFHVNGDDPEAVVRIARLAFEFRQAFNKDVVIDLICYRRRGHNESDNPAFTQPLMYDLIDKKRSVRKLYTESLIGRGDITLEEAEQALQDFQGQLEKVFAEVREAATQPAVAPPVAPASQADFPVAVTTAVSQDVVKRIAESQVNIPDHVTVHPRLLPQLQRRAAMIDEGTIDWGMGETLAFGSLLMEGTPVRLSGQDSRRGTFGQRHAVLIDRETGEDYTPLQYLSDEQARFNVYDSLLSEYAAMGFEYGYSLARPDALVLWEAQFGDFVNGAQTVVDEFISSAEQKWGQTSGVTLLLPHGYEGQGPDHSSARPERFLQLCAQNNMTVAMPTLPSNYFHLLRWQVHNPHHKPLIVFTPKSMLRLKAAASKAEEFTTGSFRPVIGDSTVDANAVRKVVFCAGKVYYDLEAEREKRGITDTAIIRIERLYPLPGAELQAEIAKFTNAAKYIWAQEEPANQGAWPFIALNLIDHLDLAVGADVPAGERLRRISRPHGSSPAVGSAKRHQAEQQLLLNEVFEA; encoded by the coding sequence GTGTCGCCACAGTCCCCCAGTAACTCGAGCACCACGACCGAAGCAGAGGGCGGGAAGACCCCTGCCTCAGGCTTCGGCGCCAATGAGTGGCTCGTCGACGAGATCTATCAGCAGTACCTCCAGGACCCGAATTCGGTCGACCGGGCCTGGTGGGACTTCTTCGCCGACTACAAGCCGGGGGGCACTGCGTCTCCGGTGAAGCCGGACGAGCCCAAGAAGTCCCCGACGACGGACGGCGCCTCCGCACAGGCCGCCCCTGCCGTCGCCCCGCAGGTCTCCGACGCCGCCGCCACGGGGGCGGCGAGCGCCGCCGCGCCCTCTCCTGCCGCCGCGCCCACGCCTGTGTCAGCTCCTGCCCCTGCTCCTGCCACCCCCTCTGGTGCCCCTGCTGTGACTGTCACCTCCCAGGCCCAGGCCGCCGCACCGGCCGCCGCCGCCCCTCAGGCCCCGGCCCCGGCTCCGGCCGCAGCCCCCGTCGCCGCCCAGAAGCCCGCGCCCGCTGCCGCGCCCGCCGCCGAGGCCCCTGCGGGCCCCGAGCTGGTGACGCTCCGCGGCCCGGCCGCCGCGGTCGCCAAGAACATGAACGCCTCCCTCGACGTCCCGACGGCCACGTCCGTCCGCGCCGTCCCGGTGAAGCTGCTGTTCGACAACCGCATCGTCATCAACAACCACCTGAAGCGCGCCCGGGGCGGGAAGATCTCCTTCACCCACCTCATCGGTTACGCGATGGTGCAGGCCATCAAGGCCATGCCGTCGATGAACTACTCCTTCGCGGAGAAGGACGGCAAGCCCACCCTGGTCAAGCCGGAGCACGTGAACTTCGGCCTCGCGATCGACCTGGTGAAGCCGAACGGCGACCGCCAGCTCGTCGTCGCCGGCATCAAGAAGGCCGAGACCCTCAACTTCTTCGAGTTCTGGATGGCCTACGAGGACATCGTCCGCCGCGCCCGCGTGGGCAAGCTGACGATGGACGACTTCACCGGCGTCACCGTCTCGCTGACCAACCCCGGCGGCCTGGGCACCGTCCACTCCGTGCCCCGCCTGATGCCCGGACAGTCGGTCATCATGGGCGTCGGCTCCATGGACTACCCCGCCGAGTTCCAGGGCACCTCGCAGGACACCCTGAACAAGCTGGGCATCTCCAAGGTCATGACCCTGACCTCGACCTACGACCACCGGGTCATCCAGGGCGCGGCCTCCGGCGAGTTCCTGCGCATCGTCTCGAACCTGCTGCTCGGCGAGAGCGGCTTCTACGACGACGTCTTCGAGGCCCTGCGCATCCCGTACGAGCCGGTCCGCTGGAACCGCGACATCGACGCCTCGCACGACGACGACGTCACGAAGGCCGCCCGCGTCTTCGAGCTGATCCACTCCTACCGGGTCCGCGGCCACGTCATGGCCGACACCGACCCGCTGGAGTACAAGCAGCGCAAGCACCCCGACCTCGACATCACCGAGCACGGCCTCACCCTGTGGGACCTGGAGCGGGAGTTCGCGGTCGGCGGCTTCTCCGGCAAGTCGATGATGAAGCTGCGCGACATCCTCGGCGTGCTGCGCGACTCGTACTGCCGCACCACCGGCGTCGAGTTCATGCACATCCAGGACCCGAAGCAGCGCCGCTGGATCCAGGACCGCATCGAGCGCCCGCACTCCAAGCCGGAGCGCGAGGAGCAGCTGCGCATCCTGCGCCGTCTGAACGCGGCGGAGGCCTTCGAGACCTTCCTGCAGACGAAGTACGTCGGCCAGAAGCGCTTCTCCCTGGAGGGCGGCGAGTCCGTCATCCCGCTGCTCGACGCCGTCATCGACTCGGCCGCCGAGGCCCGCCTCGACGAGGTCGCGATCGGCATGGCCCACCGCGGCCGCCTGAACGTCCTCGCGAACATCGTCGGCAAGTCGTACGCGCAGATCTTCCGCGAGTTCGAGGGCAACCTCGACCCGAAGTCCATGCACGGCTCCGGCGACGTCAAGTACCACCTGGGCGCCGAGGGCACCTTCACGGGCCTGGACGGGGAGCAGATCAAGGTCTCGCTCGTCGCCAACCCCTCGCACCTGGAGGCCGTGGACCCGGTCCTGGAGGGCGTCGTCCGCGCCAAGCAGGACGTCATCAACAAGGGCGGCACGGACTTCACCGTCCTGCCCGTCGCCCTGCACGGTGACGCGGCCTTCGCCGGCCAGGGCGTCGTCGCCGAGACGCTGAACATGTCGCAGCTGCGCGGCTACCGCACCGGCGGCACCGTCCACGTCGTGATCAACAACCAGGTCGGCTTCACCGCCGCCCCGGAGTCCTCGCGTTCCTCGATGTACGCGACCGACGTGGCCCGCATGATCGAGGCGCCGATCTTCCACGTGAACGGTGACGACCCGGAGGCCGTGGTCCGCATCGCGCGGCTCGCCTTCGAGTTCCGCCAGGCGTTCAACAAGGACGTCGTCATCGACCTCATCTGCTACCGCCGCCGCGGTCACAACGAGTCGGACAACCCGGCGTTCACGCAGCCGCTGATGTACGACCTGATCGACAAGAAGCGCTCGGTGCGCAAGCTGTACACCGAATCGCTCATCGGTCGCGGCGACATCACGCTGGAAGAGGCGGAGCAGGCGCTCCAGGACTTCCAGGGCCAGCTGGAGAAGGTCTTCGCGGAGGTCCGCGAGGCCGCCACGCAGCCCGCGGTCGCCCCGCCGGTCGCCCCGGCCTCGCAGGCCGACTTCCCGGTCGCGGTGACCACCGCGGTCTCGCAGGACGTCGTCAAGCGGATCGCCGAGTCCCAGGTCAACATCCCGGACCACGTCACCGTGCACCCGCGCCTGCTGCCGCAGCTGCAGCGCCGCGCGGCGATGATCGACGAGGGCACCATCGACTGGGGCATGGGCGAGACCCTCGCCTTCGGCTCGCTGCTGATGGAGGGCACCCCGGTCCGGCTGTCCGGCCAGGACTCCCGCCGCGGTACGTTCGGCCAGCGCCACGCGGTCCTCATCGACCGGGAGACCGGCGAGGACTACACCCCGCTGCAGTACCTGTCGGACGAGCAGGCCCGCTTCAACGTCTACGACTCGCTGCTCTCCGAGTACGCGGCCATGGGCTTCGAGTACGGCTACTCGCTGGCCCGCCCGGACGCGCTGGTGCTGTGGGAGGCCCAGTTCGGTGACTTCGTCAACGGCGCGCAGACGGTCGTCGACGAGTTCATCTCCTCGGCCGAGCAGAAGTGGGGCCAGACCAGCGGTGTCACGCTGCTCCTGCCGCACGGCTACGAGGGCCAGGGCCCGGACCACTCGTCCGCCCGCCCGGAGCGCTTCCTGCAGCTCTGCGCGCAGAACAACATGACGGTCGCGATGCCGACCCTGCCGTCGAACTACTTCCACCTGCTGCGCTGGCAGGTGCACAACCCGCACCACAAGCCGCTGATCGTCTTCACCCCGAAGTCGATGCTGCGTCTGAAGGCGGCGGCGTCGAAGGCGGAGGAGTTCACCACCGGTTCGTTCCGTCCGGTCATCGGTGACTCCACGGTGGACGCGAACGCGGTCCGCAAGGTCGTCTTCTGCGCGGGCAAGGTCTACTACGACCTGGAGGCCGAGCGGGAGAAGCGCGGCATCACGGACACCGCCATCATCCGCATCGAGCGGCTGTACCCGCTGCCGGGTGCGGAGCTCCAGGCGGAGATCGCGAAGTTCACGAACGCGGCGAAGTACATCTGGGCGCAGGAGGAGCCGGCGAACCAGGGTGCATGGCCGTTCATCGCCCTCAACCTGATCGACCACCTCGACCTGGCGGTCGGCGCGGACGTTCCGGCGGGCGAGCGCCTGCGGCGCATCTCGCGCCCGCACGGCTCCTCCCCCGCGGTGGGCTCGGCGAAGCGCCACCAGGCGGAGCAGCAGCTGCTGCTGAACGAGGTGTTCGAGGCGTAG
- a CDS encoding XRE family transcriptional regulator — protein sequence MSSCKEALNALQLGDSREAPPDAHLTARLARAWSARHSAPNHRDVVGALLPDLVHDAQSAVRQAETVADRKAAQARLAEVYFLAQFFCAYQPDAPLVWRVAERGMMAAQDSEDPHAIGLAAWLTTQAHRESAHLDAADAVTLETLRYLEPLLPDAGTDVRAVAGALTVEAGLTAARRGETGSAWRYWDDARALAESLPRGYFHPVTSFSHAVIGAHAVTVAVELRAGGESARQAARAESEAIPSRPRRARHRIEQARAYHLDAQPDVALATLAQAHEAAPETVQYNGYAKRIVLEEAESKSPARRRRASELASLLGLLTA from the coding sequence GTGTCGAGCTGCAAGGAGGCACTCAACGCGCTTCAGCTCGGTGACAGTCGGGAAGCACCGCCGGACGCGCACCTGACCGCCCGCCTCGCCCGCGCATGGTCGGCCCGGCACTCGGCGCCCAATCACCGCGACGTCGTCGGGGCCCTGCTGCCGGATCTGGTCCACGACGCGCAGTCCGCAGTCCGACAGGCCGAGACAGTGGCCGACCGCAAGGCGGCTCAAGCGCGGCTGGCGGAGGTTTACTTCCTCGCGCAGTTCTTCTGCGCCTACCAGCCGGACGCACCGCTGGTATGGCGGGTGGCGGAGCGCGGCATGATGGCTGCACAGGACTCCGAGGACCCGCATGCGATCGGCCTCGCCGCGTGGCTCACCACGCAGGCCCACCGGGAGAGCGCGCACCTCGACGCGGCCGACGCCGTCACCCTGGAGACCCTCCGCTACCTGGAGCCCCTCCTCCCCGACGCCGGAACGGACGTCCGCGCGGTTGCCGGGGCCCTCACCGTCGAGGCAGGACTGACGGCCGCCCGCCGCGGGGAGACCGGCTCCGCCTGGCGGTACTGGGACGACGCCCGGGCCCTGGCCGAGTCCCTGCCCCGCGGGTACTTCCACCCCGTGACGAGCTTCTCGCACGCCGTCATCGGCGCGCACGCGGTCACCGTCGCAGTCGAGCTGCGCGCCGGCGGGGAGTCGGCACGCCAAGCCGCCCGGGCGGAGTCGGAGGCGATCCCGTCGCGGCCGCGGCGAGCCCGGCACCGGATCGAGCAGGCCCGCGCGTACCACCTCGACGCGCAGCCGGACGTGGCGCTGGCGACGCTGGCGCAAGCTCATGAAGCAGCGCCGGAGACCGTGCAGTACAACGGGTACGCGAAGCGGATCGTTCTGGAGGAGGCCGAGTCGAAGAGCCCTGCACGTCGCCGGCGAGCGTCCGAACTCGCCTCCCTGCTAGGGCTGCTGACGGCCTGA
- a CDS encoding HD domain-containing protein has product MADDLSAVARFLYEAGTLKHTRRTGWWMAGVNDPESVAEHSWRTSLIASVIAKLEGADPVECMLQGVEYKAQGYENAQRWIDNSRARLTNGTGRRLAGELLAQGPLDWLRNALGEKA; this is encoded by the coding sequence GTGGCTGACGACCTGTCCGCGGTGGCGCGCTTCCTCTACGAAGCGGGCACGCTCAAGCACACCCGGCGTACCGGCTGGTGGATGGCCGGCGTCAACGACCCCGAGAGCGTCGCCGAGCACTCGTGGCGGACGTCGCTCATCGCGTCGGTCATCGCGAAGCTGGAGGGCGCCGACCCCGTGGAGTGCATGCTCCAGGGCGTCGAGTACAAGGCCCAGGGCTACGAGAACGCGCAGCGGTGGATCGACAACAGCCGGGCGCGGCTCACGAACGGGACAGGGCGGCGGCTGGCCGGCGAACTGCTCGCGCAAGGGCCGTTGGACTGGCTGCGGAACGCCCTCGGCGAGAAGGCCTGA
- a CDS encoding CPCC family cysteine-rich protein, translating to MTRHVFPCIVCGNLTVGVPGNHEICPVCGWQDDGGDYRDPDRYVGGPNHVTLREARENYRAFGASERRRIDRVRPPLPEEVAAPQAEAADLVPGWLDFVDNPEAVRTVYGAQPVPELEGVAVREVVWRVGGGPELLISFDLPVYPADPPRLWAESGFDTVRVQLRLIGAAAALEASQDCDPVGRITLGAGARTAVALSLEAGRFRARVNADGARIHEVTAHRRD from the coding sequence GTGACCAGGCACGTATTTCCCTGCATCGTCTGCGGGAACCTCACCGTCGGCGTGCCGGGGAACCATGAGATCTGCCCCGTCTGCGGATGGCAGGACGACGGCGGGGACTACCGTGATCCCGACCGGTACGTGGGCGGCCCGAACCACGTCACGCTGCGGGAGGCCCGGGAGAACTACCGGGCGTTCGGCGCCAGTGAGCGCCGGCGGATCGACCGGGTCAGGCCCCCGCTCCCCGAGGAGGTTGCGGCTCCGCAGGCGGAAGCGGCCGACCTGGTTCCCGGCTGGCTCGATTTCGTCGACAACCCCGAAGCGGTGCGGACGGTGTACGGGGCGCAGCCCGTCCCGGAGCTCGAAGGGGTCGCCGTACGGGAGGTCGTGTGGCGCGTCGGAGGCGGACCGGAGCTGCTGATCAGTTTCGACCTGCCGGTCTACCCGGCCGATCCACCCCGCCTCTGGGCCGAAAGCGGATTCGACACCGTCCGGGTGCAACTCCGACTGATCGGTGCGGCCGCCGCGCTGGAGGCCTCCCAGGACTGCGACCCGGTCGGACGCATCACGCTCGGCGCCGGCGCCCGCACAGCCGTGGCCCTGTCCCTGGAAGCCGGCCGGTTCCGCGCGAGGGTGAACGCCGACGGGGCGCGGATCCACGAGGTGACGGCGCATCGACGGGACTGA